From Pan troglodytes isolate AG18354 chromosome 11, NHGRI_mPanTro3-v2.0_pri, whole genome shotgun sequence, the proteins below share one genomic window:
- the LOC473229 gene encoding olfactory receptor 13C7, with the protein MVSANQTASVTEFVLLGLSAHPKLEKTFFVLILLMYLVILLGNGVLILVTVSNSHLHMPMYFFLGNLSFLDICYTTSSVPLILDSFLTPRKTISFSACAVQMFLSFAMGATECVLLSMMAFDRYVAICNPLRYPVVMSKAAYMPMAAGSWVAGSTASMVQTSLAMRLPFCGDNIINHFTCEILAVLKLACADISVNVISMGVTNVIFLGVPVLFISFSYVFIIATILRIPSAEGRKKAFSTCSAHLTVVVIFYGTILFMYGKPKSKDPLGADKQDLADKLISLFYGVVTPMLNPIIYSLRNKDVKAAVRNLVFQKCFA; encoded by the coding sequence ATGGTAAGTGCCAACCAGACAGCCTCTGTGACAGAGTTTGTTCTCCTGGGCCTCTCTGCCCACCCAAAGCTGGAGAAAACGTTCTTTGTGCTCATCCTGCTGATGTACCTGGTGATCCTACTGGGCAATGGGGTCCTCATCCTGGTGACTGTGTCCAACTCCCACCTGCACATGcccatgtacttcttcctggGGAACCTCTCCTTCCTGGACATCTGCTATACAACATCCTCAGTCCCCCTCATCCTTGACAGCTTCTTGACCCCCAGGAAAACCATCTCCTTCTCAGCCTGTGCAGTGCAGATGTTCCTCTCCTTTGCCATGGGAGCCACAGAATGTGTTCTCCTGAGCATGATGGCGTTTGATCGCTACGTGGCCATCTGCAACCCCCTTAGGTACCCTGTGGTCATGAGCAAGGCTGCCTACATGCCCATGGCTGCcggctcctgggtagctggaagcACTGCTTCCATGGTGCAGACATCCCTTGCAATGAGGCTGCCCTTCTGTGGAGACAACATCATCAACCACTTCACCTGTGAGATTCTGGCTGTCCTGAAGTTGGCCTGTGCTGATATCTCTGTCAATGTGATCAGTATGGGAGTGACCAATGTGATCTTCCTGGGGGTCCCGGTTCTGTTCATCTCTTTCTCCTATGTCTTCATCATTGCCACCATCCTGAGGATCCCCTCAGCTGAGGGGAGGAAAAAGGCCTTCTCCACCTGCTCTGCCCACCTCACTGTCGTGGTCATCTTCTATGGGACCATCCTCTTCATGTATGGGAAGCCCAAGTCTAAGGACCCGCTGGGGGCAGACAAGCAAGACCTTGCAGACAAACTCATTTCCCTTTTCTATGGGGTGGTGACCCCCATGCTCAACCCCATCATCTACAGCCTGAGGAACAAGGATGTAAAGGCTGCTGTGAGGAACTTGGTATTTCAGAAATGCTTTGCCTAG